From one Gossypium hirsutum isolate 1008001.06 chromosome D08, Gossypium_hirsutum_v2.1, whole genome shotgun sequence genomic stretch:
- the LOC107910351 gene encoding transcription factor MYC2, which translates to MEELIISPSSSSSLVSFSHETPPSTLQQRLQHVLESQKDWWAYAIFWQTTNDDLGRLLLAWGDGHFQGTNKSPKPGANHFQGERRKVMKGIQALIGDNHDIDMGEAEWFYMISLTRCFSAGDGIPGKCLTTGSLVWLTGAHELQFYNCERAKEAQLHGIETLVCIPTSCGVLELGSSEIIRENWGLVQQVKYLFGSDLIRLLPKQSSPNQFLDRNISFSDMGIIAGVQEQEHASLGFKTKKDCPKHGELSFVNSDHSDSECRFRAATESNSNSNTEKRIPKKRGRKPGSGRETLLNHVEAERQRREKLNHRFYALRAVVPNVSRMDKASLLSDAVAYINELKSKIEDLQSELGRDRKKVKIETVDGMDNQSTTTSVEQAAKPSSNSSSGNAGSNGFELDIKIIGNDAMIRVQSENVNHPAARLMDALRNLEFRVHHASMSCVNDLMIQDVVVSFTDNGFGLHEQGLKSAILTRLDQ; encoded by the coding sequence ATGGAAGAACTAATAATCTCtccatcttcatcttcttcattagtcTCTTTTTCACACGAAACTCCTCCTTCAACTCTGCAGCAGAGGCTCCAACATGTGCTGGAAAGCCAGAAAGATTGGTGGGCGTACGCTATTTTCTGGCAGACAACAAACGACGACCTGGGACGGCTGCTCTTGGCTTGGGGTGACGGTCACTTTCAAGGCACTAATAAGTCTCCAAAACCGGGTGCCAACCACTTCCAGGGTGAACGAAGGAAGGTGATGAAAGGGATCCAAGCCCTCATCGGGGACAACCACGACATCGATATGGGTGAGGCTGAATGGTTCTACATGATCTCACTGACACGGTGTTTCTCGGCGGGTGATGGGATCCCGGGCAAGTGTCTTACTACTGGGTCTTTGGTGTGGTTAACTGGTGCCCATGAGTTGCAGTTCTACAATTGTGAAAGGGCTAAAGAAGCACAATTGCACGGCATTGAAACCCTGGTTTGCATACCCACTTCTTGCGGGGTTCTTGAGCTTGGCTCTTCCGAAATTATAAGGGAAAACTGGGGATTGGTCCAACAAGTTAAGTACCTATTCGGGTCGGATCTCATTCGCCTTTTACCAAAACAATCCTCTCCAAACCAGTTCCTTGATAGAAACATCTCATTTTCAGACATGGGGATAATCGCCGGCGTTCAAGAGCAAGAACATGCATCCCTTGGTTTTAAAAccaagaaagattgtccaaaacaTGGGGAACTGTCTTTCGTGAACTCAGACCATTCGGATTCCGAGTGTCGATTCCGTGCCGCCACGGAgagtaacagtaatagtaataCAGAGAAGAGGATCCCGAAGAAACGAGGGAGGAAACCGGGTTCGGGACGAGAGACATTGTTGAACCACGTGGAAGCAGAAAGGCAACGCCGTGAGAAGCTGAACCACAGATTCTATGCTCTACGAGCAGTAGTCCCCAACGTGTCGCGCATGGACAAAGCATCCCTCTTATCCGACGCCGTTGCATATATCAACGAGCTAAAGTCGAAAATCGAAGACCTCCAATCGGAGCTTGGGAGGGACCGTAAGAAAGTGAAAATAGAAACGGTGGATGGCATGGATAACCAAAGCACCACCACGTCGGTGGAACAAGCAGCCAAGCCTAGCAGCAATTCATCGTCCGGAAATGCTGGGTCTAATGGGTTTGAGCTAGATATCAAGATCATAGGAAATGATGCAATGATTAGGGTCCAATCAGAGAACGTGAACCATCCAGCTGCTAGGTTAATGGATGCCCTTCGTAATTTGGAGTTTCGAGTTCATCATGCAAGCATGTCGTGCGTTAATGACCTCATGATCCAGGATGTTGTCGTAAGTTTCACTGATAACGGGTTCGGACTGCATGAACAAGGCCTTAAATCTGCTATTCTCACCAGGCTAGACCAGTAA